Below is a window of bacterium DNA.
CGCGTCGGCCTCGTCAGAAGCCGGTTCGCTCCGTTGCCTAGCGCCGGGACGACGACGTCCACATCGATAGTGTATTCGGTGCCCGGAATGGGGATTGGCTTGCGCCTGCCCGAGGCATCCGGCTCGCCAAGCCGCGACTTGACTACTTCCATCCCAACAACATTCCCCTGCTCGTCGCCAAGTATCCTCATCGGGAGCCTCAAAAGATGAAAATCGATGCCCTCCTGATATGCGTGCTCGATCTCCTGGTGCCGTGCAGGCATCTCTTTCTTGCTCCTTCGATAGATCAGAAAGACCTCCTCCGCACCGAGCCGAAGCGCTGTTCTGGCCGAATCCATCGCAACGTTTCCGCCGCCTATCACAGCGACCCTTCGGCCCTTGATTATCGGCGTGTCGTACTGTGGGAACAGGTACGCTTTCATCAGATTGCTTCTTGTTAGATACTCGTTAGCGGAATAGACGCCTGCGAGGTTCTCGCCAGGGATGCCCATAAAGAACGGCAGCCCCGCCCCAATGGCGAGATACACGGCGTCATATTGGCCCAGCAGGTCATGCACGGTGAGCATCGGGCCGATTACGGCGTCCGTCCGAAACTCGACCCCCATCTTCTCGAGCATCCCCACCTCTGCGTCCAGAATCTCCTTCGGCATCCTGAACTCCGGTATTCCATACCTCAGGACGCCGCCCAAGCTGTGCAGCGCCTCGAACACAGTTACAGCGTGCCCGTTACGAGCACAGTCAGCCGCGACAGTTAGTCCCGCCGGCCCGCTGCCAACGACGGCGACTTTCTTGCCCGTCCGAGGCGCAAGCTCCGGCATCTCCATTCCGCCCTCACGCCGCTCCCAGTCGGCTACGAAGCGCTCTAGATTGCCGATCGCAAGCGGGTCGCCCTTCTTGCCCAGCACACAGCGCGATTGGCATTGCCCCGATTGCGGACAGACGCGGCCGCAGACCGCCGGCAGCGTGTTGTCGTGCTTGACTATTCTTATGGCCGTCCTGAAATCGCCGTCAGCGATCGCCTTGACGAAGCCCGGGATGTCGATGCCGACCGGGCATCCCGAAACGCACGGCCTACTCTTGCACTGAAGGCAGCGGCTCGCCTCCGCCATCGCCTGCTCACGCGAGTAGCCCAGCGGGACCTCCTTGAAGTTACGCCTGCGGACCTCGGGCGGCTGCTCAGGCATCGGGACCATCTTGAGAATCGGCTTTTTGGCCCCCTTTGACTGCT
It encodes the following:
- the gltA gene encoding NADPH-dependent glutamate synthase — encoded protein: MVPMPEQPPEVRRRNFKEVPLGYSREQAMAEASRCLQCKSRPCVSGCPVGIDIPGFVKAIADGDFRTAIRIVKHDNTLPAVCGRVCPQSGQCQSRCVLGKKGDPLAIGNLERFVADWERREGGMEMPELAPRTGKKVAVVGSGPAGLTVAADCARNGHAVTVFEALHSLGGVLRYGIPEFRMPKEILDAEVGMLEKMGVEFRTDAVIGPMLTVHDLLGQYDAVYLAIGAGLPFFMGIPGENLAGVYSANEYLTRSNLMKAYLFPQYDTPIIKGRRVAVIGGGNVAMDSARTALRLGAEEVFLIYRRSKKEMPARHQEIEHAYQEGIDFHLLRLPMRILGDEQGNVVGMEVVKSRLGEPDASGRRKPIPIPGTEYTIDVDVVVPALGNGANRLLTRPTRGLDTDKRGKIIADPETAETSIKGVYAGGDIVRGAATVILAMGDGRLAARAIHEYLSTS